One window from the genome of [Mycobacterium] stephanolepidis encodes:
- a CDS encoding DUF899 domain-containing protein — MTTSSAYPTAVTREEWLTARKQLLIREREATHLRDAVNAERRRLPMVKVEKDYLFEGPDGPVRLLDMFEGRHTLYVHHFMWIDAVDRGCPSCTGAADMTFTERDRALLTDKGVTFACVSRAPYASIARYRDEHGWTFPWYSTNDGDFSYDFHVTLDPSRTPIEYNYKSLDELHADGFSEEDLRGDWPGASVFLRRADEVFHTYSAFARGLDHSAVGYPFLDLTPYGRQEPWEESPAGWPQGGAVVGMPSQECEH; from the coding sequence ATGACAACCTCATCCGCCTATCCCACCGCCGTCACCCGCGAGGAATGGCTGACGGCCCGCAAGCAACTGCTGATCCGCGAGCGCGAGGCCACCCATCTGCGCGATGCCGTCAACGCCGAACGCCGACGCCTGCCCATGGTGAAAGTCGAGAAGGACTACCTCTTCGAAGGCCCCGACGGGCCGGTGCGGCTCCTGGACATGTTCGAGGGCCGGCACACCCTGTATGTCCACCATTTCATGTGGATCGACGCCGTCGACCGCGGATGCCCCAGCTGCACGGGGGCAGCCGATATGACGTTCACCGAACGAGATCGCGCGTTGTTGACCGACAAGGGCGTCACCTTCGCCTGCGTGTCCCGTGCGCCGTATGCAAGCATCGCCAGGTACCGCGACGAACACGGATGGACGTTCCCGTGGTACTCCACCAACGACGGCGATTTCAGTTACGACTTCCATGTCACGCTCGACCCGTCACGTACGCCGATCGAGTACAACTACAAGTCGCTCGACGAGTTACACGCCGACGGTTTCAGCGAGGAAGACCTGCGCGGGGATTGGCCCGGCGCCAGCGTCTTCCTCCGCCGCGCAGACGAGGTTTTTCATACCTATTCGGCCTTCGCGCGCGGGCTGGATCATTCGGCGGTCGGGTATCCGTTCCTGGACCTGACACCGTATGGGCGTCAGGAGCCGTGGGAGGAATCGCCCGCGGGTTGGCCGCAGGGCGGGGCCGTCGTCGGGATGCCTAGTCAGGAGTGCGAGCACTGA
- the lepA gene encoding translation elongation factor 4: MPSFADTTFTDPALIRNFCIIAHIDHGKSTLADRMLQLTGVVDERSMRAQYLDRMDIERERGITIKAQNVRLPWQVTGQNGPQDYVLHLIDTPGHVDFTYEVSRALEACEGAVLLVDAAQGIEAQTLANLYLALDKDLTIIPVLNKIDLPAADPERYSEEIAHIIGCEPSDVLRVSGKTGEGVEALLDEVVRLIPAPQGDPDAPARAMIFDSVYDIYRGVVTYVRVVDGKITPREKIAMMSTGATHELLEVGIVSPDPKPSAGLGVGEVGYLITGVKDVRQSKVGDTVTSARKGATEPLTGYREPRPMVYSGLYPVDGSDYPNLREALDKLQLNDAALTYEPETSVALGFGFRCGFLGLLHMEITRERLEREFNLDLISTAPNVVYRVVKEDGTEMMVTNPSIWPEGKIRSVFEPVVKTTVIAPSEFIGSIMELCQSRRGELGGMDYLSPERVELRYTMPLGEIIFDFFDSLKSRTRGYASLDYEEAGEQEAELVKVDILLQGEAVDAFSAIVHKDGASAYGNKMTVKLKELIPRQQFEVPVQAAVGSRIIARENIRAIRKDVLSKCYGGDITRKRKLLEKQKEGKKRMKTIGRVEVPQEAFVAALSTESAADKPKK, from the coding sequence GTGCCAAGTTTTGCCGACACGACGTTCACGGACCCGGCGCTTATCCGTAACTTCTGCATCATCGCCCATATCGACCACGGGAAGTCGACCCTGGCCGACCGGATGCTGCAGCTGACGGGCGTGGTCGACGAGCGGTCCATGCGTGCCCAGTACCTGGATCGCATGGATATCGAGCGCGAGCGCGGCATCACCATCAAGGCGCAGAATGTGCGGCTGCCCTGGCAGGTCACGGGCCAGAACGGGCCGCAGGACTATGTCCTGCACCTCATCGACACCCCCGGGCACGTGGACTTCACCTACGAGGTCTCGCGGGCGTTGGAGGCGTGCGAGGGCGCGGTGCTGCTCGTGGATGCCGCACAGGGCATCGAGGCGCAGACGCTGGCCAACCTGTACCTGGCACTGGACAAGGACCTGACCATCATCCCGGTCCTCAACAAGATTGACTTGCCCGCGGCCGACCCCGAGCGCTACTCCGAGGAGATCGCGCACATCATCGGCTGCGAGCCCTCCGATGTGCTGCGGGTGTCCGGCAAGACCGGCGAGGGCGTCGAGGCACTGCTGGACGAGGTGGTGCGGCTCATTCCCGCACCACAAGGCGATCCGGATGCTCCGGCGCGCGCGATGATCTTCGACTCGGTGTACGACATCTACCGGGGCGTCGTCACCTACGTTCGCGTCGTCGACGGCAAGATCACGCCGCGCGAGAAGATCGCGATGATGTCGACAGGCGCCACCCATGAACTGCTGGAGGTGGGCATCGTCTCACCGGACCCCAAACCCTCTGCGGGCCTTGGGGTGGGTGAGGTGGGCTACCTGATCACCGGTGTGAAGGACGTGCGCCAGTCCAAGGTCGGTGACACCGTCACCTCCGCGCGCAAGGGTGCGACCGAACCGCTCACCGGTTATCGCGAACCCCGGCCGATGGTGTACTCCGGGTTGTACCCGGTGGACGGATCCGATTACCCGAATCTTCGTGAAGCGCTGGACAAATTGCAGCTCAACGACGCGGCGCTCACCTATGAGCCGGAGACCTCGGTGGCGCTGGGCTTCGGATTCCGTTGCGGCTTCTTGGGATTGCTGCACATGGAGATCACCCGTGAGCGACTGGAACGTGAGTTCAACCTCGACCTGATCTCGACCGCACCCAACGTGGTGTACCGAGTGGTCAAGGAAGACGGCACCGAAATGATGGTGACCAACCCGTCCATCTGGCCCGAGGGCAAGATCCGTTCGGTGTTCGAGCCCGTCGTCAAGACGACTGTCATCGCACCGAGCGAGTTCATCGGTTCGATCATGGAGCTGTGCCAGTCACGGCGCGGTGAACTCGGCGGCATGGATTACCTCTCGCCGGAGCGTGTCGAGCTGCGGTACACAATGCCGTTGGGCGAGATCATCTTCGACTTCTTCGACTCGCTGAAATCGCGTACCCGCGGTTACGCCAGCCTGGACTACGAAGAGGCCGGCGAACAGGAAGCCGAGCTGGTCAAGGTCGATATCCTGCTGCAGGGCGAGGCTGTCGACGCGTTCAGCGCCATCGTGCACAAGGACGGCGCATCGGCGTATGGCAACAAGATGACCGTGAAGCTCAAGGAACTCATCCCGCGCCAGCAGTTCGAGGTGCCGGTGCAGGCCGCGGTTGGCTCGAGAATCATTGCACGCGAAAATATTCGGGCCATCCGTAAGGACGTGCTTTCCAAGTGCTACGGCGGTGACATCACCCGTAAGCGCAAGCTGCTGGAGAAGCAGAAGGAGGGCAAGAAGCGCATGAAGACCATCGGACGGGTCGAGGTGCCGCAGGAGGCCTTCGTGGCGGCGCTGTCCACCGAGTCCGCGGCGGACAAGCCGAAGAAGTAG
- a CDS encoding glycoside hydrolase family 15 protein, with translation MVSSLDPELSLEGLLSSQSPVQRRGPFPPIADYAFLSDWENTCLIAANGSVEWMCVPRPDSPSIFGAILDRGAGHFRIAPYGHNVPAARRYLPGSLMVETTWQTKTGWLTVRDALVLGPWHDVDSRSKTHKRTPTDWDAEHILLRTVRCVSGTVEVLMNCEPAFDYHREGATWEYSGDGYGEATCRATKNPDANPTLKLTTNLRLGLEGREARARTRLTEGDNVFVALSWSKHPVPQTYAEAADKMWKTAEAWRQWINIGEFPDHPWRSYLQSSALVLKGLAYSPTGALLAASTTSLPETPGGVRNWDYRYSWVRDSTFALWGLYTLGLDREADDFFSFIADASGANNGEKHPLQVMYGVGGERTLTEGELPHLSGYDGARPVRIGNGAFDQIQHDIWGTMLDSVYVHARSREQIPATLWPILKNQAEEAARHWREPDRGIWEVRGEPQHFTSSKIMCWVAMDRGAKLAEMHGEKSYAQQWRAVADEIKDDILENGVDERGVLVQRYGSTALDASLLLAVLNRFLPSDDPRIRATVLAIADELTHDGLVLRYRVEETDDGLSGEEGTFTICSFWLVSALVEIGEVRRARHLCERLLSFASPLQLYAEEIDPRTGRHLGNFPQAFTHLALINAVVHVIRAEEEADVSGTFQPANAPT, from the coding sequence ATGGTGTCGTCTCTTGATCCCGAGCTGTCGCTAGAAGGACTGCTTTCCAGTCAGTCTCCTGTTCAGCGGCGCGGCCCCTTTCCGCCGATTGCCGACTACGCATTTCTCTCGGATTGGGAGAACACCTGCCTGATCGCCGCCAACGGATCGGTGGAGTGGATGTGCGTTCCGCGGCCGGATTCGCCGAGCATCTTCGGGGCGATCCTTGATCGCGGGGCGGGGCATTTCCGGATCGCCCCATATGGGCACAATGTGCCGGCCGCGCGCCGCTATCTCCCGGGCAGCCTGATGGTGGAAACCACGTGGCAGACCAAGACCGGGTGGCTCACGGTCCGCGACGCGTTGGTGCTGGGGCCCTGGCACGACGTCGATTCCCGGTCGAAAACGCATAAGCGCACCCCGACAGATTGGGATGCCGAGCACATCCTGCTGCGCACCGTGCGCTGTGTCAGCGGGACGGTCGAGGTGCTCATGAACTGCGAGCCCGCGTTCGACTATCACCGTGAGGGCGCCACCTGGGAGTACTCCGGCGACGGATACGGCGAGGCGACATGTCGGGCTACGAAGAACCCCGACGCCAATCCGACGCTGAAGCTGACCACGAATCTTCGATTGGGGTTGGAGGGCCGGGAAGCGCGTGCCCGCACCCGGCTCACCGAGGGTGACAACGTGTTCGTCGCGTTGAGCTGGTCCAAACACCCTGTGCCGCAGACGTATGCGGAGGCCGCCGACAAGATGTGGAAGACCGCCGAGGCCTGGCGGCAATGGATCAACATCGGCGAATTTCCCGACCATCCGTGGCGCTCGTACCTACAGAGCAGTGCGCTGGTCCTCAAGGGCCTGGCGTACTCGCCGACCGGCGCGCTGCTGGCGGCCTCGACCACGTCGCTACCGGAAACACCTGGGGGAGTGCGTAACTGGGACTATCGATACTCATGGGTGAGGGACTCCACCTTCGCGCTGTGGGGCCTCTACACGCTGGGTCTGGATCGTGAGGCCGACGACTTCTTCTCGTTCATCGCCGATGCTTCGGGTGCGAACAACGGCGAGAAGCATCCGTTGCAGGTCATGTACGGCGTGGGTGGCGAACGCACCTTGACCGAGGGGGAGCTGCCCCATCTGTCCGGCTACGACGGGGCGCGACCGGTGCGAATCGGCAACGGTGCCTTCGATCAGATCCAGCACGACATCTGGGGCACCATGCTCGATTCGGTGTATGTGCACGCCAGGTCGCGGGAACAGATTCCCGCGACGCTGTGGCCGATCCTGAAGAATCAGGCCGAAGAGGCGGCGCGGCACTGGCGTGAACCCGACCGTGGCATCTGGGAAGTACGCGGGGAGCCGCAGCATTTCACCTCATCCAAGATCATGTGCTGGGTTGCGATGGACCGCGGCGCGAAACTTGCCGAGATGCATGGTGAGAAGAGTTATGCCCAGCAGTGGCGCGCTGTCGCCGACGAGATCAAGGACGACATCCTGGAGAATGGCGTCGATGAACGCGGGGTGTTGGTACAGCGTTACGGTTCAACGGCTTTGGATGCCTCGCTGCTGCTCGCGGTGCTGAACCGTTTCCTGCCGTCCGACGATCCGCGGATTCGGGCGACAGTGCTGGCCATCGCCGATGAGCTGACCCATGACGGCCTGGTGCTGCGTTACCGGGTGGAGGAGACCGACGACGGACTTTCGGGCGAGGAGGGCACCTTCACCATCTGCTCGTTCTGGCTCGTGTCGGCGTTGGTGGAGATCGGTGAGGTGCGCAGGGCACGGCACCTGTGCGAGCGATTGCTCTCCTTCGCCAGCCCGCTGCAGCTCTACGCCGAGGAGATCGACCCGCGCACCGGTCGGCATCTGGGCAACTTCCCGCAGGCGTTCACCCATCTGGCGTTGATCAATGCGGTCGTACACGTCATCCGGGCCGAAGAGGAAGCGGATGTGAGCGGCACCTTCCAGCCCGCGAACGCCCCCACGTGA
- a CDS encoding NAD(P)H-dependent flavin oxidoreductase: MSTVLAGLRLPVVGAPMAGGITVPALARGVSAAGGFGLLPAGYRSVEQLDRDRAAMDGLPFGFNVFVPTPDLGADLGEYLDKLKIWADKFEVAPGDPVWHDDAYADKIEYLVATPVPVVSFTFGVPSAQDAHRLRAAGSEVWITVTSAVEATIAEGIGADALVVQGPEAGGHRSSFDAGAPEEPLADLIANVRTVTALPLVAAGGIMDGADIARVLAAGATAAQLGTALVVTDESGAKQVYKDALLQPAETVVTRVFSGRPARSISNAFQRDMESVAPVSFPALNSATKELRASGDPDVMSLWAGTEHHRARALPVAELMSVLAAELDAARGQATA, translated from the coding sequence ATGAGTACCGTGCTTGCCGGGCTTCGTCTTCCAGTTGTCGGCGCCCCGATGGCCGGAGGTATCACCGTTCCCGCGTTGGCGCGTGGCGTGAGCGCGGCCGGCGGTTTCGGCCTACTGCCGGCGGGGTACCGCAGCGTCGAGCAGCTGGACCGGGACCGTGCGGCGATGGACGGTCTTCCCTTCGGCTTCAACGTCTTCGTTCCCACGCCAGATCTGGGGGCCGACCTGGGTGAGTACCTGGACAAGCTGAAGATCTGGGCCGACAAATTCGAGGTGGCTCCGGGCGACCCGGTCTGGCACGACGACGCGTATGCCGACAAGATCGAGTATCTGGTCGCCACACCTGTCCCGGTGGTGTCGTTCACCTTTGGCGTGCCGTCCGCGCAGGATGCGCACCGGCTGCGCGCGGCCGGATCCGAGGTGTGGATTACCGTCACCAGTGCCGTAGAGGCCACGATCGCCGAGGGGATCGGCGCCGACGCGCTGGTTGTCCAGGGTCCCGAGGCCGGTGGTCACCGCAGCAGCTTCGATGCCGGTGCCCCCGAAGAGCCGCTGGCCGATCTGATCGCGAACGTGCGGACGGTCACCGCGTTACCGCTGGTGGCAGCGGGCGGAATCATGGACGGCGCCGACATCGCCCGGGTGCTCGCCGCCGGCGCCACGGCCGCTCAGTTGGGCACCGCGCTGGTGGTCACCGACGAGTCGGGAGCCAAACAGGTCTACAAAGACGCCCTGCTGCAACCGGCCGAAACGGTGGTGACGCGGGTCTTCTCGGGCCGCCCGGCGCGAAGTATCTCCAACGCATTCCAGCGGGATATGGAATCGGTTGCCCCGGTGAGCTTCCCGGCACTGAACTCGGCGACCAAGGAGCTGCGGGCGAGTGGAGATCCGGACGTGATGTCGCTGTGGGCCGGCACCGAGCATCACCGGGCGCGGGCGCTGCCGGTGGCGGAACTGATGTCGGTGTTGGCTGCCGAGCTGGACGCGGCACGGGGTCAGGCGACAGCATGA